The following are from one region of the Ruficoccus sp. ZRK36 genome:
- the devC gene encoding ABC transporter permease DevC — protein sequence MLNKLMPLGIPLAWLNLIKEKKRFFAAVAGITFAVTMMMFQMGLNSALFKQVVGPHARMAADIFMVSSQYEYLGVSKGFPLRRLIQAEGEPEVEQTVPLYVGSLPMLNTAKRTTREVFIMAWDPAVQAWDDPEIESQRWKLKRDGVALYDRLSRPELGPFVQEVDETGEAVTEVANKRMTIEGLFSISPTFVADGNMLASRDTFLPLWPGGDPSVVSLGMIRLKPGSDVDAVAKAMSDYLPDDVRVYTRQAFLDYEMQYWRERTPIGFVITASMAVALIVGAVIVYQILYTDVNDHLEEYATLKSIGFRDSYFTSVILQESVILSVFGFIPGTLFTWGLFYFTRHIAHMATYLSLTNCAIIFGLTLFMCLTAGALATRKLRHANPAEIF from the coding sequence ATGTTAAACAAACTCATGCCGCTGGGCATCCCGCTGGCTTGGCTGAACCTCATCAAGGAGAAGAAGCGCTTCTTCGCGGCGGTGGCGGGGATCACTTTTGCCGTGACGATGATGATGTTCCAGATGGGGCTCAACTCCGCACTGTTCAAGCAGGTGGTCGGCCCCCATGCCCGCATGGCCGCAGACATCTTCATGGTCAGCAGCCAGTACGAGTATCTGGGCGTGAGCAAGGGCTTCCCGTTGCGCCGTCTGATCCAGGCTGAGGGCGAGCCCGAGGTCGAGCAGACGGTGCCGCTCTATGTCGGCAGCCTCCCCATGCTCAATACCGCCAAGCGCACCACGCGCGAAGTTTTTATCATGGCCTGGGACCCGGCGGTGCAGGCTTGGGATGACCCGGAGATCGAGTCCCAGCGCTGGAAGCTGAAGCGCGACGGCGTCGCCCTCTACGACCGCCTCTCGCGCCCCGAGCTGGGGCCGTTTGTGCAGGAGGTGGACGAGACCGGCGAGGCCGTGACCGAGGTCGCCAACAAGCGTATGACCATCGAAGGCCTGTTTTCGATTTCCCCCACCTTCGTCGCTGATGGCAACATGCTCGCGAGCCGGGATACCTTTCTGCCGCTATGGCCGGGCGGTGACCCCTCCGTGGTCAGCCTTGGGATGATCCGCCTCAAGCCCGGCTCCGACGTCGATGCCGTGGCCAAGGCCATGAGCGACTACCTGCCCGACGATGTGCGCGTCTACACCCGGCAGGCTTTCCTCGACTACGAGATGCAGTACTGGCGCGAACGCACGCCGATCGGCTTCGTCATCACCGCGTCAATGGCTGTGGCACTGATTGTGGGCGCGGTCATCGTGTATCAGATTCTCTATACAGATGTGAACGACCACCTCGAAGAATACGCGACGCTCAAGTCCATCGGCTTCCGCGACAGCTACTTTACGAGCGTCATCCTGCAGGAGTCCGTTATCCTCAGTGTGTTCGGGTTTATCCCGGGGACGCTCTTCACCTGGGGGCTGTTTTACTTTACCCGGCACATCGCGCATATGGCCACGTATCTCAGCCTGACCAACTGCGCCATCATCTTCGGCCTCACGCTCTTTATGTGTCTGACCGCCGGTGCCCTGGCTACCCGCAAGCTCCGCCATGCCAACCCGGCTGAAATCTTCTAG